Below is a window of Campylobacteraceae bacterium DNA.
CAATTTCAACACTTTTATTTATAGTTTCAATAGTTCCAATGTTTTTTATGTGGTTAAAAGATATGCTACCAACATCAGATGATATTAAATGGATGATGATTTTAGGTGGATACTTATATAAAAGAAACGACCCAGTTCCAGCTGGAAAATTTAATGCAGGTCAAAAGATGTGGTATTGGATAGCAACATTAGGTGGATTTTTGATGATTCTAACAGGTGCAATTATGTACTTCCAAGACTTCAAAATTGATTTTGTAGCTAGTTTAATAACACAAATCGATCTTTTAAGAGGATCTGCGATATTACATAATGCTTTAGGACTTGCTGTATTAGCACTTTTCTTAACACATGTATATATGTCAGTATTTGCAATTAAAGGCGCGATTCATAGTATTATCACTGGATATAAAGAAGAAGAAGAAGTTGAAATCCTTCATAGTTCTTTTTATAAAGAATTAAAAAAAGACAAAAAATTGTAAATTTAAAACTTTTTCTCGAAAGAGAAAAGGTTTTTTATTTTC
It encodes the following:
- a CDS encoding formate dehydrogenase subunit gamma, whose product is ISTLLFIVSIVPMFFMWLKDMLPTSDDIKWMMILGGYLYKRNDPVPAGKFNAGQKMWYWIATLGGFLMILTGAIMYFQDFKIDFVASLITQIDLLRGSAILHNALGLAVLALFLTHVYMSVFAIKGAIHSIITGYKEEEEVEILHSSFYKELKKDKKL